A genomic window from Lycium barbarum isolate Lr01 chromosome 4, ASM1917538v2, whole genome shotgun sequence includes:
- the LOC132635899 gene encoding glycine dehydrogenase (decarboxylating), mitochondrial: MERARKLANRAILKRLVSQSKQSRSNEIPSLYRPSRYVSSLSPYTFQARNNNNHMLHGKNGFNSQQVRSISVDALKPSDTFPRRHNSATPEEQTKMAEFCGFQSLDALIDATVPQSIRAQSMKLPKFDEGLTEAQMIEHMQKLASKNKVFKSYIGMGYYNTFVPPVILRNLLENPAWYTQYTPYQAEISQGRLESLLNYQTMITDLTGLPMSNASLLDEGTAAAEAMAMCNNILKGKKKTFLIASNCHPQTIDICKTRADGFDLKVVSVDLKDIDYSSGDVCGVLVQYPGTEGEVLDYGEFIKNAHANGVKVVMASDLLALTMLKPPGELGADIVIGSAQRFGVPMGYGGPHAAFLATSQEYKRMMPGRIIGVSVDSTGKPALRMAMQTREQHIRRDKATSNICTAQALLANMAAMYAVYHGPEGLKTIAQRVHGLAGTFAAGLKKLGTVEVQALPFFDTVKVKCSDAKAIADVAYKNDINLRIVDNNTITVSFDETTTLEDVDNLFKVFALGKQVTFTAQSIAQEVENVIPSGLTRETPYLTHQIFNSYHTEHELLRYLHKLQAKDLSLCHSMIPLGSCTMKLNATTEMMPVTWPNFTNIHPFAPTEQAAGYQEMFDDLGDLLCTITGFDSFSLQPNAGAAGEYAGLMVIRAYHLSRGDHHRNVCIIPVSAHGTNPASAAMCGMKIVAVGTDSKGNINIEELRNAAEANKDSLSALMVTYPSTHGVYEEGIDEICKIIHDNGGQVYMDGANMNAQVGLTSPGFIGADVCHLNLHKTFCIPHGGGGPGMGPIGVKAHLAPFLPSHPVVATGGIPSPDKSEPLGAISAAPWGSALILPISYTYIAMMGSKGLTDASKTAILNANYMSKRLEKHYPVLFRGVNGTCAHEFIIDLRSFKNTAGVEPEDVAKRLIDYGFHGPTMSWPVPGTLMIEPTESESKAELDRYCDALISIREEIAQIEKGNADINNNVLKGAPHPPSMLMADAWTKPYSREYAAYPAPWLRSAKFWPTTARVDNVYGDRNLICTLLPVSEMVEEKAANA; encoded by the exons ATGGAACGTGCTAGAAAATTGGCAAACAGGGCAATTCTAAAACGTTTGGTTTCACAATCAAAACAAAGCCGTTCTAATGAAATCCCATCGTTGTATAGGCCATCAAGGTATGTATCTTCATTGTCACCTTACACATTTCAGGCTaggaataataataatcatatgTTGCATGGAAAAAATGGTTTCAATTCTCAACAAGTTAGATCAATATCTGTTGATGCATTGAAACCAAGTGACACCTTCCCAAGGAGACATAACTCAGCCACACCTGAAGAGCAAACTAAAATGGCTGAGTTTTGTGGTTTCCAATCCCTGGATGCGCTTATTGATGCCACTGTGCCTCAATCTATTCGAGCCCAATCCATGAAGTTACCTAAGTTTGATGAGGGATTAACTGAGGCACAAATGATTGAACATATGCAAAAATTAGCCTCAAAGAATAAGGTTTTTAAGTCATATATTGGGATGGGATATTATAATACCTTTGTACCACCTGTTATATTGAGGAATTTATTGGAGAATCCTGCTTGGTACACTCAGTATACTCCTTATCAGGCTGAGATTTCGCAGGGACGTCTCGAGTCCTTGCTGAATTATCAAACCATGATTACAGATCTTACTGGTTTGCCTATGTCCAATGCATCTTTACTAGATGAAGGGACCGCAGCCGCTGAGGCTATGGCCATGTGTAACAATATTcttaaaggaaaaaagaaaactttCCTTATTGCAAGCAATTGCCACCCTCAGACTATTGATATTTGTAAGACTAGAGCTGATGGATTTGATCTTAAGGTAGTCAGTGTAGATCTTAAGGATATTGATTACTCGTCCGGTGATGTTTGTGGGGTACTAGTTCAGTATCCGGGGACGGAAGGTGAAGTCTTGGATTATGGAGAGTTTATTAAGAATGCACATGCTAATGGAGTGAAGGTTGTTATGGCCTCTGATCTCTTGGCCTTGACAATGTTGAAACCACCTGGTGAACTTGGAGCGGATATCGTTATTGGTTCTGCTCAGAGGTTTGGAGTGCCTATGGGTTATGGAGGCCCTCATGCAGCTTTCTTGGCAACTTCCCAAGAATACAAGAGAATGATGCCTGGAAGAATTATTGGTGTCAGTGTTGATTCTACAGGGAAACCTGCTCTCCGTATGGCGATGCAGACCAGGGAACAACACATCCGTAGGGACAAGGCTACAAGTAACATTTGCACAGCACAG GCTTTGCTTGCCAACATGGCTGCCATGTATGCTGTCTATCACGGACCTGAGGGGCTAAAAACCATTGCCCAACGTGTTCATGGTCTTGCTGGAACATTTGCTGCTGGGCTCAAAAAGCTTGGAACAGTAGAAGTTCAGGCTCTTCCATTCTTTGACACTGTGAAGGTTAAGTGTTCTGATGCAAAAGCAATTGCTGATGTTGCTTACAAGAATGACATTAACTTGCGGATTGTGGACAACAATACT ATAACTGTATCTTTTGATGAAACTACTACCTTAGAAGATGTGGACAATCTATTTAAAGTTTTTGCCTTGGGAAAGCAA GTCACGTTCACTGCTCAATCAATTGCACAAGAGGTCGAGAATGTGATTCCTTCTGGACTTACAAGGGAGACTCCATATTTGACTCACCAAATATTCAACTC GTACCATACTGAGCATGAGTTGCTGAGATACCTTCATAAGCTGCAAGCAAAGGACCTCTCCTTGTGCCATAGCATGATTCCATTGGGCTCCTGCACAATGAAATTGAATGCCACAACAGAGATGATGCCAGTGACATGGCCTAACTTCACAAATATTCACCCATTTGCACCCACTGAACAGGCAGCTGGCTATCAG GAAATGTTTGACGATTTGGGTGACCTATTGTGTACAATTACAGGTTTTGATTCCTTCTCCTTGCAGCCTAATGCTGGTGCTGCTGGAGAGTATGCTGGATTGATGGTTATTCGTGCATATCATCTG TCGAGGGGTGACCATCACCGCAATGTATGCATCATTCCTGTATCAGCGCATGGAACAAATCCTGCAAGTGCTGCAATGTGTGGGATGAAAATTGTTGCTGTTGGAACAGATTCAAAAGGAAACATTAATATTGAGGAGTTGAGGAATGCTGCCGAGGCAAATAAGGATAGCCTTTCTGCTCTCATG GTTACATACCCATCCACACATGGAGTGTATGAGGAAGGGATTGATGAGATATGTAAGATAATCCATGACAATGGTGGTCAGGTGTACATGGATGGAGCTAACATGAATGCACAG GTTGGTCTGACAAGCCCCGGCTTTATTGGTGCTGATGTTTGTCATCTAAATCTCCATAAGACATTCTGCATTCCTCATGGTGGAGGAGGTCCTGGAATGGGTCCAATTGGAGTGAAGGCGCACCTGGCACCATTTTTGCCATCACACCCCGTG GTGGCAACTGGAGGGATCCCATCCCCTGACAAGAGTGAGCCACTTGGTGCTATTTCTGCTGCACCCTGGGGTTCAGCACTTATTTTGCCGATCTCATATACCTACATTGCCATGATGGGGTCTAAGGGTCTTACAGATGCATCAAAGACAGCTATCCTCAATGCAAACTACATGTCTAAGCGTTTGGAG AAGCATTACCCAGTTCTCTTCCGAGGTGTCAATGGAACATGTGCCCATGAGTTTATCATTGACCTGAGGAGCTTTAAG AATACTGCTGGGGTAGAACCTGAAGATGTTGCCAAACGTCTTATTGACTATGGATTTCATGGACCTACAATGTCTTGGCCAGTTCCTGGTACACTTATGATTGAACCTACTGAAAGTGAAAGCAAG GCGGAACTAGACAGGTATTGTGATGCACTCATCTCCATCAGAGAAGAAATTGCTCAGATTGAGAAAGGGAATGCTGATATTAACAACAATGTTCTCAAG GGGGCTCCTCATCCACCATCAATGCTCATGGCAGATGCATGGACAAAACCATACTCTCGGGAATATGCTGCGTACCCTGCTCCCTGGCTAAGGAGTGCTAAATTCTGGCCAACTACAG CACGAGTGGACAATGTGTATGGAGATCGCAACCTCATCTGCACCCTTCTTCCAGTGTCAGAAATGGTGGAAGAAAAAGCTGCAAATGCTTAA